A genomic window from Alkalihalobacillus sp. AL-G includes:
- a CDS encoding RNA polymerase sigma factor → MIIITGNIQSIVEGTRSHHQKFEEEIQPYTNELWKYCRYVTGSPWEGEDLYQETLLKAFAMLPQMWRPVNTKAYLFRIATNGWIDECRKRKENFYEDEPAEVEASDADHFEIKDALEYLVGNLTPKQVSTILLMDVFQFKANEVANMIHMTENAVHATLHRARKKLRSIHAEDTTTENSPLAFNDTKVVDRYLEAFNNRDIDTMVNLMSDTIHMEVTPGFQEFSKEDVKKGSSQAGIMGKKIFREYLWGKWVLIVLAETSEGLALHDVQYQDVANDKIVRHKSYFFCRQLLTEIAEKINVPLQLDKPPVNWNTN, encoded by the coding sequence GTGATCATAATTACAGGAAATATCCAATCCATTGTTGAAGGAACACGATCTCATCACCAGAAGTTTGAGGAAGAGATCCAGCCTTATACGAATGAGTTATGGAAGTACTGTCGCTATGTTACTGGTTCACCATGGGAAGGTGAAGATTTATATCAAGAGACTTTACTTAAAGCGTTTGCGATGCTCCCACAAATGTGGCGTCCGGTGAATACAAAGGCATACTTATTTAGGATTGCGACGAACGGTTGGATTGACGAGTGTCGAAAACGAAAAGAAAACTTTTATGAGGATGAGCCCGCAGAAGTAGAAGCATCAGATGCTGACCACTTTGAAATTAAGGATGCTCTGGAATACCTTGTAGGAAACTTAACCCCTAAACAAGTTTCCACTATATTGTTGATGGATGTGTTTCAGTTCAAAGCGAATGAAGTGGCAAATATGATTCATATGACTGAAAATGCCGTACATGCTACACTGCATCGGGCGAGGAAAAAGCTGCGTTCCATACATGCTGAAGATACCACTACTGAAAATAGTCCACTAGCGTTTAATGACACAAAAGTGGTTGACAGGTATTTAGAGGCTTTTAACAATCGAGACATCGATACTATGGTAAATCTAATGAGTGATACCATTCATATGGAAGTAACTCCCGGCTTTCAGGAATTTTCCAAGGAGGATGTCAAGAAAGGGTCGTCACAAGCTGGAATCATGGGTAAAAAGATATTCCGGGAATACCTTTGGGGGAAATGGGTTCTTATCGTTCTTGCCGAAACTTCCGAGGGCCTTGCGCTTCATGATGTCCAGTATCAAGATGTAGCAAACGACAAAATCGTCCGCCACAAGAGCTACTTCTTCTGCAGACAATTGTTAACAGAAATCGCAGAAAAAATTAATGTACCATTACAGTTAGACAAACCACCTGTTAATTGGAATACAAATTAG
- a CDS encoding VOC family protein, protein MEKTKSPINRMGAVFLHVEDLKESAAWYAKLLGKETPEIPEHSPVHYFDLGNGGFLMDDNRNNDPGIRPVFMLHTDDIDEAYAYVKENGGKIVREIERDDMVSFFNFQDPFGTIMMVCEQHG, encoded by the coding sequence ATGGAAAAAACGAAAAGCCCGATCAATCGCATGGGAGCGGTATTTTTACATGTAGAAGACTTAAAAGAAAGTGCAGCGTGGTATGCAAAACTTTTAGGAAAAGAGACACCAGAGATCCCAGAACACAGTCCTGTCCATTATTTTGACCTAGGGAATGGTGGCTTCTTAATGGATGACAACCGGAATAACGACCCTGGCATCCGGCCGGTATTCATGCTGCATACGGACGATATTGATGAAGCGTACGCCTATGTAAAAGAAAACGGAGGAAAAATCGTCCGAGAAATCGAACGGGATGATATGGTATCATTTTTCAACTTCCAAGATCCATTTGGAACGATCATGATGGTATGTGAGCAGCATGGATAG
- a CDS encoding VOC family protein, with product MDSQTTVKHQIESIPCIHLPVTNLERSVEFWTGNFDCTFGDEYQPETKMASVRIENGDWIFLYEVEKVPTAPSFKGGTLNNSDNDQVFAATLNVKNPQELFENLKEHGVRLGQLREAWTGHAFDCYDPDGHKFNIWGGEWIESE from the coding sequence ATGGATAGTCAAACAACTGTAAAGCATCAAATCGAAAGCATCCCATGCATTCATTTGCCTGTTACAAATTTAGAACGTTCAGTTGAGTTTTGGACAGGGAACTTCGATTGTACATTTGGGGACGAGTATCAGCCCGAAACCAAAATGGCTTCGGTCCGGATAGAAAATGGCGATTGGATTTTTTTATATGAAGTAGAAAAGGTGCCAACTGCTCCCTCTTTTAAAGGAGGAACATTGAACAACTCCGACAATGATCAGGTATTTGCAGCAACACTGAATGTGAAAAATCCTCAAGAGCTATTTGAAAACTTAAAGGAACACGGTGTTCGTCTCGGACAACTTCGGGAAGCATGGACTGGGCATGCATTTGATTGCTATGATCCAGATGGGCATAAATTCAACATCTGGGGCGGCGAATGGATTGAATCAGAATAA
- a CDS encoding DinB family protein, with product MTKTEIIRNYIRFNQWVQSLESISKKEWFQPMQPGKWSIAEVIVHLTYWDRYFLKERFPFMKQGASLPRPIDVDVMNQRASLYAKSGVTEESIVNEFMETRDLLINAVNARAEEDMDDPFKIRGHDATLRKYLISLCEHDRHHKLQVEDFLNETRKTEDSK from the coding sequence ATGACAAAAACAGAGATTATTAGAAACTATATCCGTTTTAATCAATGGGTCCAGAGTCTAGAGTCGATTTCTAAAAAAGAATGGTTTCAACCGATGCAACCAGGAAAATGGTCGATTGCAGAGGTGATTGTACATTTAACCTATTGGGATCGCTATTTTTTAAAAGAAAGATTTCCGTTCATGAAACAAGGAGCAAGTTTACCACGTCCAATCGATGTTGATGTTATGAACCAACGGGCATCGCTTTATGCAAAAAGTGGTGTGACCGAAGAATCAATTGTAAATGAATTTATGGAAACACGGGATCTGCTGATCAACGCAGTTAATGCTAGAGCGGAAGAGGATATGGATGACCCTTTTAAAATACGGGGGCACGATGCAACCTTGCGGAAGTACTTAATCAGTCTCTGTGAGCATGATCGACACCATAAACTTCAAGTTGAAGATTTTCTTAATGAAACACGAAAAACAGAGGACTCAAAGTGA